A stretch of the Xanthocytophaga agilis genome encodes the following:
- a CDS encoding class I SAM-dependent methyltransferase, which yields MKENCTLGTTGYATVIPKFIDATLAIDFTELHQDFLPYIPSNASRILDIGAGIGRDAFVLAQMGHSVVAVEPTHELRLVGEKLFDSKNIKWVDDSLPALSLLDDQLGLFDFILASGVWHHLNEEEQSRSMQRVAQLLIHNGIFALTLRHGPSGAGTHVFPINPKRTIQHASQLGLKPVLILENQPSLMKNKENVFWTKLVFQKQ from the coding sequence ATGAAGGAAAATTGTACACTTGGAACAACAGGTTATGCTACCGTTATCCCCAAATTTATAGACGCAACCCTAGCTATAGACTTTACAGAGCTCCATCAGGATTTTTTACCTTATATTCCCTCAAATGCAAGTCGCATACTGGACATAGGAGCAGGTATTGGGAGGGATGCGTTTGTATTAGCCCAAATGGGACATTCGGTTGTTGCTGTTGAACCTACTCATGAACTTCGTCTGGTAGGAGAGAAGTTATTCGATTCTAAAAATATAAAATGGGTGGATGATTCCTTACCTGCGCTTAGCTTGCTTGATGATCAATTGGGTTTGTTTGATTTTATTCTGGCTTCAGGAGTATGGCACCACCTAAATGAGGAGGAGCAATCCCGTTCCATGCAACGAGTCGCCCAGCTACTAATTCACAATGGAATTTTTGCTCTTACACTTCGACACGGACCCTCAGGTGCAGGAACACATGTCTTTCCGATCAATCCAAAACGAACCATTCAACATGCCAGCCAGTTGGGGTTAAAACCAGTATTGATTTTGGAAAATCAGCCAAGTCTTATGAAAAACAAAGAAAATGTATTCTGGACAAAATTAGTATTTCAAAAACAGTAA
- a CDS encoding NAD(P)H-binding protein, with translation MKIVLTGSIGHIGKPLTTELVKKGHQVTVISSSPERQKAIEELGATAAIGTMEDADFLTRTFTGADIVYLMETLGTGSVAFFDQNLNIIDAITQIGYNYKQAIERAGVKKIVHLSSIGADKGAGLLRFHYNVENILRELPDDISIKCMRPVGFYYTIYPFISMIQKDGAIFANWGGGVKEPWVEPADIAAVIAEEMESPFEGRSIRYIASDEVSPNELAKILGNAIGKPDLQWIEISDEQMLQGLLAAGMSLETAKGYVEMNVGRRDGSLYEDYFKHRPKLGKVKLTDFAKDFAVAFAKNQ, from the coding sequence ATGAAAATTGTACTAACAGGCTCAATTGGCCACATTGGCAAACCACTCACAACCGAATTAGTTAAAAAAGGACATCAGGTAACTGTAATCAGCAGTAGCCCGGAACGGCAAAAAGCCATTGAAGAATTAGGTGCAACAGCCGCCATAGGTACAATGGAAGATGCTGATTTCTTGACAAGGACTTTTACTGGAGCAGATATTGTATATCTTATGGAAACATTGGGAACAGGCTCTGTTGCCTTCTTTGACCAAAATCTTAACATTATTGACGCCATTACACAGATTGGCTACAATTATAAGCAGGCTATTGAACGTGCTGGTGTTAAAAAGATTGTGCATCTAAGCAGTATCGGTGCAGACAAGGGAGCAGGTCTGCTTCGCTTTCATTACAATGTAGAGAACATCCTGAGGGAGTTGCCCGATGATATTTCTATTAAGTGTATGCGTCCTGTAGGCTTTTACTATACTATCTATCCATTCATTTCAATGATTCAGAAAGATGGAGCTATTTTCGCGAACTGGGGTGGAGGCGTAAAAGAACCTTGGGTGGAACCTGCTGACATTGCAGCTGTGATAGCTGAAGAAATGGAAAGTCCATTTGAGGGAAGATCTATTCGCTATATTGCCAGCGACGAAGTTTCACCCAATGAGTTGGCAAAGATTTTAGGGAATGCCATTGGAAAGCCTGATCTTCAGTGGATAGAAATTAGTGATGAACAAATGTTACAGGGTTTACTGGCAGCAGGTATGAGTTTGGAAACGGCAAAAGGATATGTAGAAATGAATGTAGGGCGACGGGATGGTTCATTATATGAAGATTACTTTAAACACAGACCTAAGCTGGGAAAGGTAAAGCTGACAGACTTTGCCAAGGATTTTGCAGTCGCATTCGCTAAAAACCAGTAA
- a CDS encoding helix-turn-helix transcriptional regulator — translation MQETTPIRIKTISELHALRGLPKPLHPLISVINLETIEKTEAQTQGTVVLDFYSISIKRGLNIKYKYGQQQYDFDEGVMFFTAPGQVIGMEVGDEPIKHTGWTLFIHPDFLWNTNLAKGIKKYEFFDYAVSEALFLSEREEQMVKLILQDMEREYDANIDRFSQNIIISQIELLLNYSERFYNRQFITRKKAHHQILDKLEQLLDEYFTDDSRIQTGLPTVQEVADALNLSPTYLGGLLKALTGLSTQQHIHEKLIEKAKEKLSTTRLSVSEIAYALGFEHPQSFSKLFKSKTNQSPLEFRENFN, via the coding sequence ATGCAGGAGACAACACCTATCCGGATAAAAACCATATCCGAACTTCATGCCCTTCGTGGTCTGCCTAAGCCACTGCATCCGCTGATCAGTGTGATAAATCTGGAAACTATTGAAAAGACAGAAGCACAGACACAAGGGACTGTTGTACTTGATTTTTATTCTATCTCTATCAAACGAGGTCTAAACATTAAGTACAAATATGGTCAACAGCAATACGATTTTGATGAAGGTGTTATGTTCTTTACCGCACCTGGTCAGGTAATAGGAATGGAAGTTGGTGACGAACCAATCAAACATACGGGATGGACATTATTTATCCATCCCGATTTTCTCTGGAATACGAATCTGGCTAAAGGGATCAAAAAGTATGAGTTCTTTGACTATGCTGTAAGTGAAGCACTTTTCCTTTCCGAAAGAGAAGAGCAAATGGTTAAGCTTATTCTTCAGGATATGGAACGTGAATATGACGCCAACATTGACAGGTTTAGCCAGAACATTATTATCTCGCAAATAGAATTGCTGCTTAACTATTCAGAGCGATTCTATAACCGGCAGTTTATCACCCGTAAGAAGGCGCATCACCAGATTCTGGATAAGCTGGAACAACTGCTTGATGAATACTTTACTGATGACAGCCGGATACAAACAGGCTTGCCAACGGTGCAGGAGGTAGCCGATGCATTAAACTTATCTCCAACCTATCTTGGAGGATTGTTAAAAGCACTTACCGGATTGAGTACCCAGCAACATATCCATGAAAAACTGATTGAAAAAGCAAAAGAGAAGCTATCCACTACTCGTTTGTCTGTCAGTGAGATTGCCTATGCCTTAGGCTTTGAGCATCCACAATCGTTCAGTAAGTTGTTTAAAAGTAAGACCAATCAGTCTCCACTAGAGTTTCGGGAAAATTTTAACTGA
- a CDS encoding poly(3-hydroxybutyrate) depolymerase has product MKIQSFSTTDRRLRVLLKSLYTRRFWSFVILVILLLGDTISQAQQIISDSVEIEGHYRVFHFHKPTQKLKNPSLIFVMHGSGGNGKDMMKGAVKMEQKTNAENAIAVYPDGYKKFWNECRKAAPVPANQENINEQAFFQSVINYFVKKYHVNKRYVFAVGTSGGGHMAYKLGLTMPESFRAITALIANLPDTNNIDCTPVGKPLPVMIVNGTNDNINPYNGGEVKIGFNMGFVRSTDRTFHYWSELAGYKGDPVKEDVPNTDPNDGRTIERYTYKEKGKPEVVLLKVIGGKHDYPNDIDIHTEAWEFFKRQMKGE; this is encoded by the coding sequence ATGAAAATACAATCCTTTTCAACTACTGACAGAAGATTACGTGTCCTCTTAAAGTCTTTATATACCAGAAGATTCTGGTCATTTGTCATTCTGGTAATTTTATTATTAGGAGATACAATCTCTCAGGCACAACAGATTATTTCCGATTCAGTAGAGATAGAAGGGCATTACCGGGTATTTCATTTCCATAAACCTACACAAAAGCTCAAAAACCCTTCTCTTATCTTTGTGATGCATGGCTCTGGTGGAAATGGCAAGGATATGATGAAGGGGGCTGTAAAGATGGAGCAAAAGACCAATGCAGAAAATGCAATAGCTGTATATCCGGATGGTTATAAAAAGTTCTGGAACGAATGCCGTAAGGCTGCTCCTGTTCCTGCCAATCAGGAAAATATCAACGAACAGGCGTTTTTTCAGTCAGTGATCAACTACTTTGTTAAAAAGTACCATGTCAACAAACGGTATGTATTTGCTGTAGGCACTTCAGGAGGTGGACACATGGCTTATAAGCTGGGACTTACCATGCCTGAATCGTTCAGAGCCATTACTGCTTTGATTGCCAACTTACCAGATACCAACAATATTGACTGTACACCTGTTGGAAAGCCTCTTCCTGTCATGATAGTCAATGGCACCAATGACAATATTAACCCATACAATGGGGGAGAAGTAAAGATTGGGTTTAATATGGGTTTTGTCCGTTCTACAGACCGCACGTTTCATTACTGGTCTGAGTTGGCAGGGTATAAAGGTGATCCTGTAAAAGAAGATGTTCCCAATACAGATCCGAATGATGGCAGAACAATAGAGCGATATACGTATAAAGAAAAAGGAAAACCGGAAGTTGTATTGCTGAAGGTAATAGGAGGGAAGCATGACTATCCCAATGATATTGATATACATACAGAAGCCTGGGAGTTTTTTAAGCGACAGATGAAAGGCGAATAA
- a CDS encoding AraC family ligand binding domain-containing protein gives MQDYISPNRRQFYKIFHITSGIGILTVGLHQYFLSPGDIAFLHPDEIMS, from the coding sequence GTGCAGGATTATATTTCTCCTAATCGCAGGCAGTTTTACAAGATCTTTCATATTACTTCTGGTATAGGTATACTAACTGTAGGACTACATCAGTATTTTCTTAGTCCGGGAGACATAGCTTTTTTGCATCCGGATGAAATCATGTCCTGA
- a CDS encoding helix-turn-helix transcriptional regulator, translating to MIHPHYFDQAAHLVHLFRHYPYFKPSQAVVQLTEAQFVKINQYFKAILEEDEGHNDDKKQAIFLHLQLILLEAQRVGKNLADVKVPESYRYIHGFLYLLESTFQITRPDTVVKIKTVAEFADQLHVHPNYLNALVKNQTGKTLREHIQDRLLYEAKVLLTQTDWDIRTISYVLGFSEQAAFTTFFSKEEGASPSKFRENMMVLR from the coding sequence TTGATTCACCCACACTACTTTGATCAGGCTGCCCATTTGGTTCACCTGTTCAGACACTATCCCTATTTTAAACCTTCTCAGGCAGTTGTTCAGTTAACAGAGGCTCAGTTTGTAAAAATCAATCAGTATTTTAAAGCAATACTTGAGGAGGATGAAGGGCATAACGACGATAAGAAGCAGGCTATATTTCTTCACTTGCAACTAATCCTGCTGGAAGCACAGCGAGTAGGTAAAAATCTGGCAGATGTAAAAGTACCTGAAAGCTATCGTTACATACATGGATTTCTGTACCTGCTTGAGTCCACCTTTCAGATAACCAGACCTGATACGGTGGTGAAAATCAAAACAGTTGCAGAGTTTGCGGATCAGCTACATGTTCATCCCAATTACCTGAATGCGTTGGTGAAAAACCAGACAGGGAAAACACTACGGGAACATATTCAGGATCGGTTACTCTACGAAGCGAAGGTATTACTGACCCAGACAGACTGGGATATCCGGACTATCAGTTATGTACTGGGCTTTTCTGAACAGGCTGCCTTTACCACCTTTTTTAGCAAGGAAGAAGGTGCATCGCCCTCTAAATTTCGGGAGAATATGATGGTTTTACGGTGA
- a CDS encoding SDR family NAD(P)-dependent oxidoreductase, translating into MEQQTKTWFITGASQGIGLVLVKQLLANGYNVAATARNLETLKQAVGNSSDQFLLLQMDLVNEESVGKAVDAAISHFKSIDFLVNNAGYGLIAGIEESSNKEVQAQFDVNVFGLH; encoded by the coding sequence ATGGAACAACAAACAAAAACATGGTTTATCACAGGCGCCTCTCAGGGAATAGGCCTTGTATTAGTAAAACAACTACTTGCTAACGGCTATAATGTAGCTGCTACTGCACGCAATCTGGAAACCCTCAAACAAGCCGTTGGTAATTCTTCTGACCAGTTTCTGCTCTTACAGATGGATCTGGTTAATGAGGAAAGTGTAGGCAAGGCAGTTGACGCGGCTATTTCACATTTCAAATCCATCGACTTTTTAGTGAATAATGCCGGATATGGTTTAATTGCTGGTATCGAAGAGTCGTCCAATAAAGAAGTTCAGGCACAGTTTGATGTAAACGTATTTGGACTGCATTGA
- a CDS encoding RDD family protein, translating to MKKITELEEVRWRTVYFKDEYGNRYRDTEEYIGYRTVTTITAGLRITHFIIDIIAYNILCYFLAFVFELIMALTDDMIPINLTVGFISLIITLLLYPTYYTFFEYYWQQTPGKFLTQAIVIDEYGNRPTIRQILLRSFIRLVPFETLSCSGTNSYGWHDRWAETYVVSKKELVEIKQFIAQQEGNTVPAH from the coding sequence ATGAAGAAAATTACAGAATTAGAAGAAGTACGTTGGCGTACTGTATATTTTAAAGACGAATATGGTAACAGATATCGGGATACAGAGGAGTATATAGGATATAGAACAGTTACTACAATTACAGCAGGACTTCGGATTACCCATTTTATTATTGATATAATTGCCTATAACATACTCTGTTATTTTCTGGCTTTTGTTTTTGAGTTAATTATGGCTCTTACAGATGATATGATTCCTATCAATTTAACTGTTGGCTTTATTAGTCTTATTATAACACTACTTCTCTATCCAACTTATTATACTTTTTTTGAGTACTACTGGCAGCAGACTCCCGGAAAGTTTTTAACACAGGCCATTGTGATTGACGAATATGGCAATCGGCCTACTATAAGACAAATCTTGTTAAGATCTTTTATTCGACTAGTTCCGTTTGAGACTCTTTCCTGTTCAGGCACAAATAGTTATGGGTGGCATGATCGCTGGGCTGAGACATATGTAGTATCTAAAAAAGAACTGGTAGAAATTAAGCAGTTTATTGCTCAGCAAGAGGGCAATACTGTACCTGCACACTGA
- a CDS encoding tyrosine-type recombinase/integrase: MPTVIFRLKYPSASESIVMLDYSYESYRLRCSSGISVVPAEFKKIWKKKQLNPSYVHNDNYQRLKRVKNIIEDFYQDQSREGVIPAPETIKRHLQRTLNMTVGQTQSEFIVRYEEYIEAKSLYTAPASVKVYRQVLNDLTAYAEKKAITLTFKKINLTFLDEYVKYLQTRENDNANAKASKGLLNDSIHKRIRNIKAFMRWAHERGYHNTTDYEKFKSSQAAKHEIVVLTEYEVELLKKADLSSRLALDRTRDLFVFAICTLQRWSDLEAFDKRDIQKDMKGNVYWEFTSVKTKKRIRVPFTGFCAPALDVLKKYDYVLPIISQQRFNEHLKELGKQLEINDPVILKRYSGKKLVEIEKPKHEFISSHMARRTGVTLLLQRGVPATTVMKLSGHSNLQTLMKYERTGDDALSEALEMASDRKEINLKKVS; the protein is encoded by the coding sequence ATGCCTACAGTTATTTTTCGTCTTAAGTACCCTTCTGCTTCTGAGTCTATTGTTATGCTTGATTACTCCTATGAGAGTTACAGGCTACGTTGTTCTTCCGGGATTAGTGTTGTGCCTGCTGAATTTAAAAAGATATGGAAGAAAAAGCAACTCAATCCAAGCTATGTACATAATGATAATTACCAGCGTTTAAAACGGGTAAAGAATATTATTGAGGATTTCTATCAGGACCAGTCCAGAGAGGGAGTAATACCAGCTCCTGAGACAATAAAGCGGCACCTGCAACGAACGCTAAATATGACAGTAGGACAAACCCAGTCTGAATTCATAGTACGGTATGAGGAATATATTGAGGCTAAATCTCTTTACACGGCTCCTGCTTCTGTGAAGGTATACAGACAAGTACTCAATGATCTAACGGCTTATGCTGAAAAGAAAGCCATTACATTAACCTTTAAGAAGATCAATCTCACTTTCTTGGATGAATATGTAAAGTATCTTCAGACTCGTGAGAATGACAATGCAAACGCCAAGGCTTCCAAAGGATTACTTAATGATTCTATTCATAAGCGGATACGTAATATAAAAGCCTTTATGCGTTGGGCTCATGAACGTGGTTATCACAATACTACTGATTACGAAAAATTCAAATCCAGTCAGGCTGCCAAACATGAGATTGTAGTTTTAACCGAATATGAGGTAGAGCTGTTAAAGAAGGCTGATTTATCAAGTCGCCTGGCCTTAGACAGAACCCGTGATCTGTTTGTGTTTGCTATCTGTACCCTCCAGAGATGGAGTGACCTGGAAGCTTTTGATAAACGGGATATCCAAAAGGACATGAAAGGAAATGTTTATTGGGAATTTACCTCTGTAAAAACTAAAAAGCGCATTCGGGTCCCGTTTACTGGCTTTTGTGCACCTGCACTGGATGTGTTAAAAAAGTATGATTATGTATTACCTATTATTTCACAACAGAGGTTTAATGAACACCTGAAAGAGTTAGGTAAACAATTAGAGATAAATGATCCGGTGATTCTAAAAAGATATTCGGGAAAGAAACTGGTAGAAATTGAAAAGCCTAAGCATGAGTTCATCTCAAGCCATATGGCAAGAAGAACAGGGGTTACCTTATTGTTACAAAGAGGAGTGCCTGCAACTACAGTAATGAAGCTAAGTGGACATTCTAATTTACAAACCCTGATGAAGTATGAGAGAACTGGAGATGATGCATTAAGTGAAGCGTTGGAAATGGCATCTGATAGAAAAGAAATAAACCTTAAAAAAGTATCTTAG
- a CDS encoding DUF3987 domain-containing protein, translating into MTEFRIDDVFTTEETGRKEIEKVVNGSTVPKVSRPENGTRDKWDTNVPNTIYDNLPLLLSKACAVFPNERERDVFLTASLAVLSGCFPTVTGEYDGTDVFANLYAFIVAPAASGKGSMVWAKYLGNGYHKLLKGESDTAFDMYSTMLTEYNQTKKNNPYSVEPVIPPYKILYFPANTSAAMILRNLYESEGNGVLFESEADTLSSSLMQDWGNFSDVLRKAFHHEPVSSSRKGNGPKPVQNEVNRPRLSVCLSGTPAQVSRLIHSVEDGLFSRFMFYSFSIDASWRDVSPFAKGRVNLNKHFTLLEEEALKIAEVVRICDHRFELTESQWTRLNSRFTQWLDEIKEDIPDAISSVKRMGLICFRIAMILTIVRHFHETISVEVNSNLICSDVDFDTAITLAELYKDHALMMVEQMPATIANNQFAQKSENIERAQAMKDAGKSIREIAKELGIPKSTILRWTKQ; encoded by the coding sequence ATGACAGAGTTTAGAATAGACGATGTCTTCACCACTGAAGAAACTGGACGCAAAGAGATAGAAAAGGTCGTAAATGGTTCTACTGTCCCAAAAGTGTCCCGTCCCGAAAATGGGACACGGGACAAATGGGACACTAATGTCCCGAATACCATATATGATAATTTGCCTTTATTGTTATCGAAAGCTTGTGCCGTATTCCCGAACGAAAGAGAAAGAGATGTCTTTTTAACAGCCTCCCTTGCTGTTTTATCTGGCTGTTTTCCAACCGTAACGGGAGAATACGATGGTACTGATGTTTTTGCCAACCTCTATGCTTTTATTGTAGCACCAGCTGCCAGTGGCAAAGGATCAATGGTTTGGGCAAAATATCTGGGTAATGGCTATCATAAGCTTTTAAAGGGAGAAAGTGACACAGCTTTCGATATGTATAGTACAATGCTCACTGAATACAATCAGACCAAAAAAAATAATCCTTATTCTGTTGAGCCTGTAATACCTCCTTATAAGATCCTATACTTTCCTGCTAATACAAGTGCTGCAATGATCTTGCGTAATCTCTATGAATCAGAAGGAAACGGGGTGTTATTTGAATCTGAGGCAGATACGCTTTCCAGTTCTTTAATGCAGGATTGGGGTAACTTCTCCGATGTGCTCAGAAAAGCTTTTCATCATGAACCTGTTAGTTCTTCCAGAAAAGGCAATGGGCCTAAGCCGGTTCAAAATGAGGTTAACAGACCTCGTTTGTCTGTCTGCCTGTCTGGTACACCTGCACAGGTAAGTCGCCTTATCCATTCAGTAGAAGATGGGTTGTTTTCAAGGTTTATGTTCTACTCCTTCTCTATCGATGCATCCTGGAGAGATGTAAGTCCCTTTGCAAAAGGTCGTGTCAATTTAAACAAACACTTTACGCTCTTAGAAGAAGAAGCTTTAAAAATTGCAGAAGTAGTAAGGATCTGTGATCACAGATTTGAACTGACAGAATCACAGTGGACCCGATTAAACAGCAGATTTACTCAGTGGTTAGATGAGATCAAAGAAGATATTCCGGATGCAATAAGTAGTGTAAAGCGGATGGGTTTAATCTGTTTTCGGATTGCCATGATTTTAACCATCGTTCGCCATTTCCATGAAACAATCTCTGTAGAGGTAAACTCAAATCTTATCTGTTCTGATGTAGACTTTGATACGGCTATTACTCTTGCAGAACTTTATAAAGATCATGCTCTAATGATGGTAGAACAAATGCCTGCCACTATTGCGAACAATCAATTTGCTCAAAAGTCTGAAAATATAGAAAGAGCTCAGGCAATGAAGGACGCGGGTAAGTCCATCAGAGAGATAGCCAAAGAGTTGGGTATTCCTAAATCAACTATTCTAAGGTGGACAAAACAATAA
- a CDS encoding PriCT-2 domain-containing protein — MGRDTLGQQTISNMNLEIHVTYLPNTETKLPTTAPLMKAVLSREPRHFAQRDKIRSAKTEEEQKLLKRKSTTCMVVAGQIDWAPKADGTDEKVMVSFSGFGQIDIDGLSQYGFTPSQVRDELAKLYFVVYAGISTRGDGVWLLINLDCTDLDSYTSQWTAAHEFVYSLLDKAAGQKVKRDSKGKNPTDFRFVCPDEEGRFNPEAKPFGVKKENKPVYVAKPISSNSNRLIQLLELIADKRVDLTSKYEDWRNLGFSLAATLGESGREWFHALSQFHPKYKPAEADKQYNESLKRNGYNFTEDFLFALARNHGIILKECVGLPTDKTDKSPVILQSIPRIEPTGLTNPGHIEAFEAESKPVVPMVETGRVERFIIKSTGEQIDIVLNEHGYPADWDLPMTIEEIVPTPLTHAA, encoded by the coding sequence ATGGGACGGGACACTTTGGGACAGCAAACTATAAGTAATATGAACCTGGAAATACACGTGACATACTTACCCAATACGGAAACCAAGCTACCTACGACAGCTCCTCTGATGAAAGCTGTACTCAGTAGAGAGCCCAGACATTTTGCTCAACGGGACAAGATACGTTCTGCCAAAACAGAAGAGGAACAGAAGCTATTGAAACGTAAGTCCACTACCTGTATGGTCGTAGCAGGACAGATTGATTGGGCTCCTAAAGCAGATGGTACAGACGAGAAAGTAATGGTATCCTTTTCAGGTTTTGGACAGATAGATATTGATGGACTAAGCCAATATGGATTTACCCCTTCTCAGGTACGGGATGAATTAGCAAAACTCTACTTTGTGGTATATGCTGGTATTTCAACCCGGGGAGATGGTGTATGGCTTTTGATCAATCTGGATTGTACGGATCTGGATAGTTATACTTCCCAATGGACAGCGGCACATGAATTTGTGTATTCATTATTAGACAAAGCCGCAGGACAGAAGGTAAAAAGAGATAGTAAGGGTAAGAATCCTACGGATTTCCGGTTTGTCTGTCCGGATGAAGAAGGAAGATTTAACCCGGAGGCAAAGCCCTTTGGTGTAAAGAAAGAAAATAAGCCTGTCTATGTCGCTAAACCTATCAGTAGTAATTCTAATCGTCTGATACAGTTACTAGAACTCATCGCAGACAAACGAGTAGATCTGACATCTAAGTACGAAGACTGGAGGAATCTGGGATTTTCCCTGGCTGCTACCCTGGGAGAATCCGGGAGAGAATGGTTTCATGCTCTTTCACAGTTTCACCCAAAGTACAAACCAGCAGAGGCAGACAAACAATACAATGAATCACTCAAACGGAATGGATACAATTTTACAGAAGACTTCCTATTCGCTTTAGCCCGAAATCATGGGATAATTTTAAAAGAATGCGTAGGTCTACCTACCGACAAAACCGACAAAAGTCCTGTAATACTTCAAAGCATACCCAGAATTGAGCCAACAGGTTTAACCAATCCAGGACACATCGAAGCCTTTGAAGCAGAAAGTAAGCCTGTTGTTCCTATGGTAGAAACAGGTAGAGTTGAAAGATTCATAATCAAATCTACAGGAGAACAGATTGACATTGTGCTCAATGAACACGGATATCCTGCTGACTGGGATCTACCTATGACTATAGAAGAAATAGTACCTACACCCTTAACTCATGCTGCATGA